One part of the Alosa alosa isolate M-15738 ecotype Scorff River chromosome 4, AALO_Geno_1.1, whole genome shotgun sequence genome encodes these proteins:
- the LOC125293553 gene encoding aquaporin-4 — protein sequence MTLQEELRSRQFWRAIAAEVLGTLVFVSAVLGSSMPGPEGNDGGPLYPALAAGMVAVGLGHCFGEISGAQVNPAVTLAFLATRRLEALRALVYVAAQCLGATLGTGILYLALPQKSTAESFANKVPMEVNAGQALGMEMLATFQLVFTIFSVEDQRRREGAEPGNLAIGFSLSAGIFTAGRLSGGSMNPARTLGPAIITGVWEYHWVYWIGPVLGAILAGVSHEFFFAPSASRQKLVACLTCKDIEMVETASVSRSSLSTVTQTAMRAKQAHKSEHT from the exons atgACACTTCAGGAG GAGCTGCGGAGTCGTCAGTTCTGGCGGGCCATAGCCGCTGAGGTGCTGGGCACGTTGGTATTTGTGTCGGCAGTGCTTGGTTCCTCTATGCCAGGGCCAGAGGGCAATGATGGGGGCCCTCTGTACCCTGCACTGGCGGCGGGAATGGTGGCGGTAGGCCTGGGACACTGCTTTGGGGAGATCAGTGGAGCCCAG GTAAACCCTGCGGTCACTCTGGCCTTCCTGGCCACCAGGCGCCTGGAGGCTCTGAGAGCGCTGGTGTATGTAGCGGCCCAATGCCTGGGCGCCACTCTGGGCACGGGGATCCTCTACCTGGCCTTGCCACAGAAGTCCACCGCAGAGTCCTTTGCCAACAAG GTTCCCATGGAGGTGAACGCAGGCCAGGCGCTGGGGATGGAGATGCTGGCCACCTTCCAGCTGGTCTTCACCATCTTCTCCGTGGAGGACCAGCGGCGGCGGGAGGGGGCAGAGCCAGGGAACCTGGCCATCGGCTTCTCACTGAGCGCAGGGATCTTTACAGCA ggtCGCCTCTCAGGGGGCAGCATGAATCCTGCCAGGACTCTGGGCCCCGCCATCATCACTGGGGTCTGGGAGTACCATTGG GTGTACTGGATTGGGCCGGTGTTAGGCGCGATCCTGGCTGGCGTGTCCCACGAgttcttctttgctcccagcGCATCCAGACAGAAGCTGGTGGCGTGTCTGACCTGCAAGGACATCGAGATGGTGGAGACCGCCAGCGTCTCCCGCTCCTCCCTCTCGACTGTCACGCAGACGGCCATGAGGGCTAAGCAGGCCCACAAGTCTGAGCACACCTGA